DNA from Triticum aestivum cultivar Chinese Spring chromosome 7D, IWGSC CS RefSeq v2.1, whole genome shotgun sequence:
aaatttttgaattcatgaacaatttaTAAAATTTGCATTTTTctaaattatgaatatttttagaAACAACTTTCTTGAATCGGCAAACAGTTCTAGAATCgacaaacattttttggaaattggtggaacaatATTTCACAAACATTTTTAAATGCATAATCTTTTTTTGAATCAGCGAACAATTTATGAATGATTAACTATTTTGTATGTCATGAACAGTTCTTTTTATTATTCGGATATTTTCCATTCATCAATTATTTTTGAATTGGccaaattttgttcaatttcattaacattgtttaatacatgaactttttttaaatgatGATTTGTTTTGATTTCCCGAATatttgtttcaaaatttcgaacattttttgaataagcgAACTTTTTTACACAATCACGAATTGAATCCTTAAACattttatttaaattttttttAGAACTTTTTTGTAGTCCCAGATTATTTAAATTagaaaaaaagaaaacgaaaaaaaagtaaaaaacgaAATTTATAAGACAGGCCGCCTTGGTATGGGCCGGCCCAAACGGGCACGCTGCGTCTTCTCCCAGCGGTGCCTACTGCATGGGCCAGCCCAGTTGAGGGATTCCcctatataaaatatttttttatcacttataggtggcattggtgggtaatattttgcaatTTTGGGTGTAATTTCTGTGCCGTTAATAGGTGCTGGGATATTTTTTTGGGGCGGGGGTTAAAAAGAAAACAGGCCATCTTGGTTACTACCTACCAAACTAATGATCACTTTTGCATATTGCAGTTTGCCATGGGTTTCTTTGCAAGTCTTGTAGTGTTCATGCTGCTGATAGCCCCTTCCAGGTAATGCCCGCCACCaaacatttaatattttttttctttacatacatacatacatacatatatcgAATGCAATATTTCTCGTGTTCCCTAATTAATTTCCTTTGCATGCAGACAACAAGAGTGGGGTCAGCCAGCGTATGCAAGAACATTCGAACTGGAAACAAGCAATTACATTGAGGTGCCTATTTGGTTGGACCAAACGGCAGACCTCATAAGAGCATCACAAATAGTTTTTCACCCGGTATTACCGCCACAACAACTTCACCTGCCGCCAAATCCATGGATCTTCCAGCTTCTAAGGGGCCTTCCACTACCTGATGGAAGTGGTCATGAAGCCATCGCGATGGCTATACGGCCGGACAACAGGTATTGGCTCGGCTATTTCACCTTTCGCACTGGTCGCTGGCATGCGTTTGCGGGAGCGGAGGGATTCTTCGAGAACCCAATTCCACTGGGTTTCGACAGTAGCTACAGTACTCTGGTAGGAGGATGGAAGAATCTGCAGTACGTGCCATTAGGGAAAACTGCGGCAGAGCAGGCGGTTACAGCGCTCTTTTGGTCTAACTTCGGAACCAAGAGAACAAAGAAAGCTCTTAAGAAGTCAGCAGCAGGACTGCTCGTAATGTTTCTCGAGGGTCATCGGTTTTTCCCCATCAGGAACTTCGTGGAGCAACACTGGAATTCAGACCATCCAGCATTCCTTTCTGAAAAACTAGCCCGGTTGGTGGTCAACTGGTCTGACATTAGCTGCTCAATATCATATTGGGCTGTCTCCGGCGACTGGGCATCCGGAGACGACGCACAATACCTCATTGGATTGGACATCGGGGTGAGCACCGTAGGGGAAGCGCTTTCAACTATCTACCCAATTCTGCAGGCAAAACACTGCAGAAAGTATCCATGATCCTGCTGCAGTCACTCGACTCGACGGGTGATCGAGGGAGTTAGACTAGATGCTGTGTGGTGTTGCTACGTAGTAGGGTTGTTTTTATTTCCACAAATTTGCTTCCATGTATTTCCAATTCCTTCAAAGTTGGCGACTGTGCCCATCGGCGCTGTCCATGGCCAACAGCATTAGACTAGTGTAGGGTTTACTTTCTCTATCAGTCTATTCACAACCCTGTAACACCAACGGTTTAATTAAATTATGCTGCACTTTGCATCGCCCATTCCCACCTTGCATTTGCATACCATGTCCTTTTTCTAATACAAGTTACTCCTGGGACACTTGGTTTTTCCATTCCCACCTCTACCATACATTGTGGTTGTGGTTTAACTCTAGTTTCATCTACTCTTCTGGTGGAAACAACAAGTGGTGACTAATTTTTAAATCAAAGAAAGTTACAAGCATATATTTGTTGCTACACTACTTTCTAGAAATTGTTGTGGTGCTCAAGGAGATGCACCTAACTGCTGTTTGATTGGATAGACAGGCCATTATGCAAAATTCTACACTAGTCTTTTGGTATTATTAGGATTGATCTTAGACACTATTAGATGATGACTCACCAAGTACTCTCACAGTTTTCATGAAATTGCACAAGCTTCTCTCACAGTTGTTATTTCTTTTTCCCGATAGACTTAATAAAACCTTTTAGACCCTATTGGTGTACCAAACTATGCTTGTTTTATGTATATTTTAACTATTTTTACTACTGGCTAAGTGTCCATGTGTTGCCACGGAAGAGAAAAAAAACATGCATGTAAAGATTACCAAAGACGAGCCCTACGCGGTCAACCACAGAGGAAGGATTTAGTGAAGTATTATGAGCCATTTTTTGTGCAAACAAAATTAAGTATCAAGCATAACTTCACCAGCGACAATATTCTTCCTTCACACTTAAAGAGGCTGATGTAAATACACAAAGATGAATATATTCTCTCATACAAGTTAAAAAGCATCGTCTTGTACAATCAATATTTGTGATGCTTTTAAAAAGCAAAAGAATTTAGGGGGGTAAAGATGGTAGCTTCTGTGTGCAAAGCCGTCTGCAGTAAATAGTTAGTTCATATTATCAACGTCCACAGATTTCATGCTAGTGTACAGCCACCAAGCATCAGCTCTAGGAATAAGATGTCGCAGTTTCAAAGATGATCAAGTTGTTTATCTGTATGCTGCATGAAAATAGTAGCAATGACAGAGACATGCAAATTAATTTGTGGGCTGAGCTTTCATGTCTATAAATTACCATCTATGATATGGATTATATAATGCATTTCAAATTCATTTTCAAGAGAATGTGAAGGCATATATAGAAGAGTACTATAGCAAAGCACGTACGTTGCATCTGTTGTGTCCAAGCCCATACTAAATATGGTATTGTAGAGAATTAGGGAAAAAACGAAATCAGAAGCAGAGTACATTAGACCATGAATATGTATCAATTACTATGACCTACGGGCAGCAGAACACAGCAGATTATGGGCATGAATCAACATACCTCACAGCTCCCTGAGGCGCGTAACAGTAGAGATGCTAGCACCCTCCTCCTTCACGTCTGCGAGGTTGTGGCTCCTGCAGTGAGCAGGAACCCTTCGCGTTATACTGCGTCACCCCAGTTTTGTTTTGTTTGACCAACCAGAAATGCCACATGAAGATAACTACAAGTGTCACGTCTTTCATCATGATGGTGAGGCTGTTCGGGAGCCTTACCCTAATATCCTGAACCATGAGTACAAGCCAAGCCATCTTCGCTTTTTTATATATCATATCAGTAAAAGAAGAAAACTGTACTTTGGTGGAGGTAGAATAGATAAGTTTGGTAATACTTTGGTATTTACCAAATAACATCAAAACAGTTTGCAACAGAAACTACTTTTGGGAAACAAAATCGGACAATGGAGAAATAGTCTGATGACCAAATACAGATCATAAACATGAAAAAAGCTTGCATCCACCAAAGGAAATGAGTAAAAGCATCAGATGCAGTACCATCTGATATGCATTACCAGTAACTGATTGCAGAGTGAAATGAATCCAATAATATCAGGCTTACAttattatttgagaaggttcaccAGGCTTGAACTACCATTATCCCCATATATCTGTACACCATCTGACACAAGCTAATTAATACAATCACCTAGATTTGCCATCTTCCCTTGTGTTGTTAATTTTCGCTGTCTCTCTTCGCCTGTCGCCTAGATTATGTCACTTGTCAATCGAGCAGCGCATTACCGTCGGTTTGCTTTAATAAGTAATAAAACAACAATAGATAAATTATCCATCAGCTATCAAGTGCATCCGATAACCAGAGCCCATAACATGAAAGAACAATTATAACAGGAACAACTTGCATCCGGTAACAAGTAAACTGACGAGCAATGTAAAAAGTCTGTGAAGGAGAAGGAATAACCATGCTACAGTACATGGGTGAACAACAGAATTTCTGTGAAGGCCCAAACTTCAAAGGGTCATAGGATGCGATGCAGCGGCGACAACAAGCAATCACACAGGAAAAATAATATCCACAAAGGAACGAAATACTGCTATCAACTGCATCAAATAGACATAATAAGAAACAGGATCGCCACGATTTATGAAGTATACTGAACATTGCAAAAAAGAATGCTGAGGACACTGCTACCTTGTGACCAGTTGGTGCTGCGGTTTCTCATCGAGGTGAGGTCTTGAACAAGATGGCGCCGCATTCATGGTCGTGTGGCGGAGGGAAACGGGCGCGCAGATCCACGCAGAGACTAGGCCCGTGCGTCCAGCTCGCCTGCGTGGAGTCGGACGCGGGGTAATGACCACCGCGGGCTCCGGCTGGAACGACCGAGGAAGTTCGGGGATGGTGCTACTCGTGGTCGTGGGGGCTCTCTGCGGGATTCCTCGAGGTAGCGTACCAGAATCTAGGATGCGCGCGATGGCTGCAGCTCGGCTCGGTAGCCCGGCGGCGGAGGCGCTCCAACCGGGGAGCGGCGGGCGGGGGATGTTTTTTTATATAAGAAAAGCGATGCAGATTTTATTTAATTACAATATAGAAAACTAAAGTTAAAATGCGGGTTCTACATGTCAATATGAAAAATAAAAACTAAATCTAAAACGGAGGATCAAACCAAAGACTTCCTGGTCCCGGGTTGATTAGCCCAAACTGACCACCAGGACATACGCTGCTACTTGTCGCATTTCATCCCTCTTAGGTATATGCGAGCAATAAAACTGTTGGCTTTGACCATCTGTATTTTTTAGCAGAACCAATGATCCGTCCACCTTTCGATCAGCATCCCACGAGTGTTAGTTTCTTTTCTTCTTCCCGTTAATGATGCACATCCCGTTGGCATAAATTAATGAGCTAGAATATATATATGGCGCTCATATGTACCTCTTCAAGCAATTTATATATATTTTTGAGGGGTTTTTATTTTTATATATGGCGCTCCTATAGGCCGGCAGAAGTTTCATTTTATATTACTTACAAGTTGATGTTTTTGTTGATATTAGTTTTCCCATTTGGAAAAAGAAATGAAAGAAAAAAGGATGCCATAAAACTTAAACAAAGTGCTcgtgcatttaaaaaaatgttcaacatgttttTAGAATATGGTTTATGTGTATTAAAAACTTTTAAACATGTTTCAGGTGTATTAAAAAATTGCTAAagtgtttttgaaaaatgttcgtcaCGCATTATATAAATTCTCAACGTGTATTTGAAAAAATCAACATGTATTAAAAAGTGTTGTGAAAATAATTCCTACATTTCTAGAAGCATGTTTAATATGTTTTATGACGTTTCTAGGATTTATTATTATGACACAATAGTTTTTAATACAcgttgaacaattttcaaaatacAACACTGTCATTTTTTAATAATTTTCTATTTTAAGAATACGATGAAAATACACAATAATTGTGCGTTCTTGTGGTCCTCAATGAAGATTCATTAATTTACACAATATTTCTTAATACAAGCTGTACACTTTTTGAAATACACGTAGTCAACTTTTTGAATGCATGATGACATTTTTTAAACATGTTTGAATTTTTGTAATACAtgtgaacatttttcgaaaataTCTTTACAAATGTTTAATACACTTGAAACGTTTCGAaaaacatgttgaacatttttttaaatgcactAACACTTTCTTTAAGTTCTATGGCAACATATTTTTTTCTTTCATTTCTTTTTCCAAAtgggaaaaataatataaaaaacatGAACTTAAAAAGAATAAAATGAAACTTGTGCGGGCCTATAGGAGagctatatatataaaaaaatcgcTTGAAGAGGTGTATTATAACGCAATATATACAGTCTAGCTCTTTATTATCCGCCCAACAGTGTATATGTCCGGGTGTATATCTTGTGCGGACTAAGCTACCAACGACATATAGATTTTCTAACTTTTTTATGTAATTAAACAAAATTTAAGGTGGTTTTCTGCACAATAAAAACTTCAAATCGTATACGAAACGTATATGAGACGTATCGCAGGACCGGTTCGCCAAGTTTAAGGACCGTGTTGGAGCAGTATTCTCAAGTTCTGGGATCGTATTGAAGCAGTTTCTGAGTTTAAGGACAATTGTGGACATTACCATCAAGTTTAAGGACCATATATGCATTTTACTCGCGTGGATGTCTGCTGGAGATTAGACTGCGGGCTGATATAACAGTTTCTGAGGTCCTAAATAAAACTTCGAGAGTACGTGAATGCGAACCATACATGCAGAACAACGAGCTTACTGCAAACTCCACATCAAGGCTAGTACGAAGATAGCCACCACCTACAAAAAACAAAAGAGTCTGTCCAAGGCAGAGTCACCTCGCCGTGTCTCGACCAACATCGGTCACCTCCAAAGACAACACCAACTTCGATTGAACTTCCCTTGTCGACGCACCATCCATTATGGCAGAACTTGGTCGGTCCACGAAAGCCATTGTCTTGGATTCACCGACGATGCCGATGACGTGCATTGCGCCACTGAAGATCACCAGGGCACACGGTGCAAGGCTAGCCGCCGGCCGCCAACAGGCATTGTCTGCCGACATGTGTcactgcggcgagggaggaggtgcggcggcggtggtggttagGGTTTCACCCGAGACACCCTAGGGAGCGACGTGGGGGACGGGGCCCCAAATTAGGTCCTAAATTGAAACACTGCCGACAACGTACATTCGTCTGGGCGCCTTCCTACGTCCAACGCGTCCGTCTGTTTTTTTCCCGACCGCGTTGGCCCAACCCTTTCTTTGGGTTGGGGTTAAATCTGGCAATGGTTGGGGAACTCAACTATACCAGCACTGAACCCATGTGACAATTTTAGGAAAACCAAACCAAACTAGCCCACTGAAAGGCGTATTGCGACCCAAACCAAACTAAACCATAAGTTATCTCTACCTAAACCGAACTAAACTATTGATACGAACCGTGGTTTTAGCTAATGGGTCGAGATTGGTTACTTTCAGCTAGGAGCGGACCATAGCTGGGTGGAACATAGCTGAACTTAGTGCTAGGACGGGCACGTTGCGGAGTATGCCGGTGTTGACCTCCCGATTCTGGTCCTCCATCGGGTGGCTCGACAACGCGGGCTAGAAGATGTGTGTGACGTCGGCGAGCAACCCGAGCGCCCCAACCACGCTCAGGCGAGGTCAAGCTGCAGGTGCATGACGGTGGGGGACGACGGTGTGTGGCGAATGCGAGCTCGTTCCTCATCCTCGCAACCGCCGCGATGGTGTCGATGCGGGGCCGTGGATGGAGAAAGCTCCGGAGGTGGTGGAGCTTGAGCCTGCCCTTTGGCAGCGGGAAGGTGGCCGGGTCGTCGACCTCACCGGCCTCGATGACGCCCTCGACGCTCAGCTCGATGCGCTCCTTGCTCTTCCAGGGCGGGACCCGGAGCACAGCAGAGACGACCACGGAGGTCCCCGTGGCCGAGGCGAGCGAGTGGCGGGTGCGCCACCTGGGCCCCTTCGACGACGAGCTGCAGGCTGGCTTGGCAGGAGCCGTCGCTGATGGCGTGGAAGACCATGGTGCCACTGCACTGGACGCGGCCGGCCCGGACCCAGCCGCCCACGACCACGCGCTCGCCAGCGAGGGCGTCCGTGGCGGCCAGGATCACGCGGATGGGCGTGCAGGATGCGATCATGGGAGTATCCAGGTGGTCGGCGGCCGGGAGCTCAGCCGTGGGTGCTGCCATCATGGAGGCCGCCACCAGGGGTTAGGAACAGCAGCTTCCCGCTTGGCGCGGCCGGCGCCCGCGGCTTTCTCGGCGTGGTCAGCTTCCACTGATGCGGATCCTGCGGCGGCACCTCCACACCGAGGAAGCGGCGAGCCGCACAGTAGTCGGGGCAGCCGGCGGGGAGGAGATGGGATGGTGCGGCCGCAGGGCGGGTGGGGGTTGACCGGTTGGGGAGTCGGGGGGAAGATGGATTTTTTTTTCTTGGTCCCTTGCCCGTTGCTCGCTCGGTGTTGCGGGGGCGAGGAACAAACCTAGAAACCGGGTTGGAGCCGTGGTTTGTAGCCCCTAATACCCAAACTGTTTAAGCCCATAACCAATTATACCCGAATTGGTTTTTCACATAACCAAACTAAGCCGAATTTAAAATGGTATCGGCCCAATATAAACTGAACCGATTAAGCTCAGCATAAAAACCAAACCATCTCACCCGGTTTCTAAAAACCGTTCTTGGGTTTCCTTCtagttacccccccccccccccccccccttaatatTTACCCGTCTATCGAAACTACTATAGCATCGTTGCTCGTGTATTGTATGGAGAGAGAACACACTCGATAATAAAGATCACTTCACCCAATACCTATGTGTCTCCTTGTACTTTTCGCATCTGTGATGCTTCAAGTGTGCAACTACAATTTCGATGCATGACCTTGGACCGGACTCGCCATCAAAGGTTGTGCAATACGTTATCAACACGTACCGCTCCGCCAACTGATCTACAACGAGCCTCCCTCACGCTGGCTCTCGTCGTTGATCGCGGAGGTTTCCTTCAGATCTGATGCAAAAGCGGTTTTTCATCTTTCTACGATTTCGCTTCTGTGTTTCACGTAATTTTTACGATTACTTTCGGTGTGGATTTCCCTCCCGAGAATCGAGCTGACTCGACGTTGCAGACCAATGTTGATGTTCTCGGATCACTACACTGTAGAGAGCTGGTACACAAATTGGTGATCCAGATGATCACGGTATAGCCGCAATACGCACCTACTGTGTCTTGATTCCAGATGAAAACGAACGAAGAATTGACTTCCCGAGACCACTGCCGTACGTCGTCGTTGGCACACCGCCTTATACCAACTCTTAGGGCATCTCTAACGCCCACTCGCGAACCTCCGGCATGTGTCTAGACAGCGGAAGTCATCTAACACAGACTTGTATCGGTTCATGGAGTGGTCCGATATGATTTCTCCTGTAAACATGAGACAAACGTGAGGGGTTTTGCGGGAGTTCGGACCGATcacaagcccgcttctgaccgccccgGCCCACCAAAACTCCTTCTGCGTTTCTGCCCCGGGCCAACTACCCGCATTCATACCGCTGTAGAGCGCGCCGCTCACATTGAAGAAGGCTCTGGCCGGACGCGACCTTGCTGCCCCCACCATTGAAGCGGTGTGCCCGTCGAGGGCGCCGCCCGCAACGCGTCTCTACTGTTTGTGCCTGTTCAATGCTGGCGACTTATTTACTGGACGGGGCGCGAAGGATATCTGCCACGCCCGTTCAATGCCGACGTGCCAGGCAGATCGACATCGGCTTGCCGGCCAGTTTGCCCAAGGTCTCCGACGACGAGGACAACACCACGACGGAGACGAGTTCCGATGACACCGCCCCGGCTCCCACGCCTCATATGCACGCCGGCTCCACCATGGAGCAGGCGCAGGCGCAGTACAACGCCGCCATGGCGGAGATGCAGCCATTGCCGCGGGCGCCTTTGTCAGCGTTCCAGCAGGCGCAGGAGGAACAACGATACAACATGTTCCTCCTAGAGCAGCACCAGCTGGCAGAGGACTAGAGACAACACACGAGCGAGGAGGCCGTGACAGCCATGGCCGCGGCAAACCCCAATTTCATCGCGGAGCAGTGTGCCATCGATGTTGTCGTCCGCACTCAAGCCGCCGTTCGCCAGGAAGCGGTCACCGCCGAGGCGCAGCTCCGGGCAATCGTGGAGGAGAACAAAGCCAGCTGGGCCTCTACGTGTCATCGACGAACCATCCGGTGGCCCGGTGGAACGACGACAATGCGGTCACCACCATTTCCATCGTGGACCTCACGTCCTCCGGCGCCAGACAAGGcgcggactcctccgaggatgagtaggccacGGGAGGCAGTGGGGCCTGGTGTCCCATGTGGGCCGGTCCATCTCGTGTTCTACAATTCCTCACCGGAGATCGCggcttcacttcacgggtcttatcGCCGGTGGTTACGGAGACGGTGGCTGGAGGACGATAAGGGCTTAGACGTCGAGCGCCGCCGCCGTAGGATAGGTTTAGAGTCAGGTCTTTTTTTTGTTTTAAATGTTTGAAATCTAATGAAAATCCGCGCGTGGACGCCGGGCGCCGCTGCTgtaggataggtttagggtcgggtctTTTTTCTAAATGTTTGAAATCTAATGAAAATCCATCGTGTTTGTATAAAatctgtcatgtttatatgaaatccgatcgTGTTTGCTTGAATTTCATCCGGTCTGTTGAAAAGATGTTTGAAATGTATACGGCTACGTTTGGATGGAGGCCTCCCGTATCTGTAGACTGGTCCACCTGTCTATGAACGCATACGAAAGAAAATTTGCAAGTTGCCATTGGAGATACCCTTCAGCGTGCAAACCAGTCGGCTTGTTGGGACAAACCCCAGATCAACTTGCCCTCGCTCGCGATCGCTCGCTCGATCGCACGCATAGCCTGTCCCTTTTTTTCTTCAGCTCAAACTAAGGCTCGGCAACGCACCGCAGCAGATCATTACAAAGGGAAGAGGCTTTCATACCCGCGCACGCACTAACTAACcagcctaagagcatctccagccattcgCCTCCCAGGGGCTAGAAAAAAGCGCTGTTTGGGGGCGAACCGGCGATATTTTTGGCATGGAGGCGATCGGGTTCCCAGCCGCCGACCCCATGTCGCTCCCCCAGATGCCCATTTGTAAAATATACTCGGCCAAAATTCGGCAAACACGACATAGATTTTGCGATATTTAGGCGTTCCACAGTCTTTTtgcattgaaaacataatctactaaaaaaagaaaaaaactgctACTGCCGCGCCTATAGGTCGAAGAACTTGCTGAAGGCGGCGTAGTCGCCGTTGTCGTCGTCCTCATTCTCCTTCTTCACACCGCGGCCGtcgctggacccctgcccggggtcACCCCTGGCGGATTTGTTTGGCCGGCGGCGGTGCCTCATCGTCGCTGTCCTCGAGGACAATGacgcctccctcgtcgcggccACGGCCCCGAGCGGCGATCTCCTATAGGACACGACGCTAGCGCTCCATCTCCAGTTAGGCCCAGTCCTCCAGCACCCacttcatggcagcctcgtcgtcGAGTGCGGCCATCTCGCCCTTCACGGGGGCGAGCCCCGGCTCCATCTTCGGCTTGACGAGGCGGGAGgtaggagccgaggaggcgcggccgccctcgttgatgacgagggtggCGTCGCGGGTGCACCGGCCGAGCGGCATTTctacgggctcggccttgacgctgaaGAGCGTCGGCGacccggaggagtgggaggaggatcaggaagaggcggaggaggaggaggacccgcctaGCATGCGCCTTGGCAGCCACGGGCCGCCACCCTGGCGGGGGGCCGGGGCCGCCGGGTACTCAAGCAGCAGATCGTTGCCGCCCACGAGGTACTCGAGGACGGCGTGGAACGTGCAgccgggggcgccccaccataGGCGGCGGCCATCACTGTTGTTGCGCCCCCTTACCACCGGCGTGTTATTGATGGAGGCAAGCCACTCCGCCTGTCAGCGTTCGAAGTACACCGCCCAGTGCGCGTGGTTGCCGGCGTCGTACTTTGGGAGGTCCCGCACCTCCTCCATCAGAGAGGCCCAAACACACTCGATCTCAGCGTGGAAGTAGGCAGGATGGTCGACGTCGGGCAGCGGGGGGACGGGGACgcccccggcgctgagcctccaccgccccggcGCGCACAGGGGCGCAGCGTAGTTTGCCTTGTGGAGGAGGTGGGCTTCCACtcgtggaggtggcggcggccgaagccgttggccgccgctccaTCGCCAGGGAACCGCTCTCCCATCGGTGGGGCATGCACGCGGTGGCTAGACGGGGGGCtgcagggagagaggggaaagagggcgTCGGTGGCGAGAGAGGGGGTTGCGGACGGGTGCGTCTTGTTGGGAatagttgcatggaaaacaaaaaaattcctatgcacacgcaatgatctatccatggagatgcatagcaacgagggtgagagt
Protein-coding regions in this window:
- the LOC123168846 gene encoding protein synthesis inhibitor II codes for the protein MGSFFPNTGRRAQPPGSPSLFAMGFFASLVVFMLLIAPSRQQEWGQPAYARTFELETSNYIEVPIWLDQTADLIRASQIVFHPVLPPQQLHLPPNPWIFQLLRGLPLPDGSGHEAIAMAIRPDNRYWLGYFTFRTGRWHAFAGAEGFFENPIPLGFDSSYSTLVGGWKNLQYVPLGKTAAEQAVTALFWSNFGTKRTKKALKKSAAGLLVMFLEGHRFFPIRNFVEQHWNSDHPAFLSEKLARLVVNWSDISCSISYWAVSGDWASGDDAQYLIGLDIGVSTVGEALSTIYPILQAKHCRKYP